A window from Gammaproteobacteria bacterium encodes these proteins:
- a CDS encoding YdcF family protein — MEILITRGIEAWLLPPGGFLLLAALGAILLRRRKVLGRVLISLSMIGLYALSLPLTTQWLMRTLETHPALTANDLQAPRAQAIVILGAGRYAAAPEYGGDTVSALALERLRYGARLHRLTGLPIIVSAGDPFERGVIPEAVLMKKTLTEDFQITDVETEEQSRSTAENALYTKALLDEHGVEIYLVTHAWHMPRAMHSFARAGIKTIPAPTGFASMPAQDTPEVLRWLPNAHALSKSALALREMAGMVWYRVRY, encoded by the coding sequence ATGGAGATTCTAATTACACGTGGTATCGAGGCTTGGTTACTTCCGCCCGGCGGTTTTCTGCTGCTCGCTGCGCTGGGGGCGATATTGTTGCGTCGCAGGAAGGTTTTGGGCCGGGTGTTGATCTCGCTAAGCATGATCGGACTCTACGCCCTCAGCCTGCCGTTGACGACGCAGTGGTTGATGCGCACTCTGGAAACGCATCCCGCACTGACCGCAAATGATTTGCAGGCGCCGCGCGCTCAGGCCATCGTGATCCTCGGAGCAGGCCGGTACGCAGCGGCTCCGGAGTATGGCGGCGACACGGTTTCGGCGCTTGCGCTGGAACGGCTGCGCTACGGTGCGCGACTACATCGCCTCACCGGCCTGCCGATCATCGTCTCGGCCGGCGACCCCTTTGAGCGCGGAGTGATCCCTGAAGCGGTTCTGATGAAAAAGACGCTGACCGAGGATTTTCAGATCACTGATGTCGAGACTGAAGAACAAAGCCGCAGCACGGCGGAAAACGCACTCTACACAAAGGCGCTACTCGACGAGCACGGAGTCGAGATCTATCTTGTCACCCATGCCTGGCACATGCCGCGCGCCATGCACAGTTTCGCTCGGGCGGGCATCAAGACCATCCCGGCGCCAACCGGATTCGCTTCCATGCCAGCGCAGGACACACCTGAAGTATTACGCTGGCTGCCGAACGCGCACGCCCTGAGCAAGAGCGCCCTGGCGCTGCGCGAGATGGCGGGGATGGTTTGGTACAGAGTGAGGTATTAA
- the prfB gene encoding peptide chain release factor 2 (programmed frameshift) yields the protein MQGRSAALRGYLDFDTKAERLTEVERELANPAVWSNPERAQELGRERAQLQQIVATLTRLGEGLSEAQELLEMAAEENDEAAVNAICKDLDAREKQLQDLEFRRMFSGPMDANNAFLDVQAGSGGTEAQDWANMLLRMYLRWGERRGFNPELIEVSPAEVAGIKSATIKFTGDYAFGWLRTETGVHRLVRKSPFDSGNRRHTSFASVFVSPEVDDSIEIDINPADLKVDTYRASGAGGQHVNRTESAIRITHLPTNTVVQCQSDRSQHKNRATAMSQLKSKLYELEMQKRNATKQALEDTKADIGWGSQIRSYVLDQSRIKDLRTGVEKANTQAVLDGDLDDFIEASLKKGL from the exons ATGCAAGGGCGCAGCGCCGCCCTCAGGGGGTATCTT GACTTCGATACCAAGGCTGAGCGCCTGACCGAGGTCGAGCGCGAGCTGGCGAATCCCGCCGTGTGGAGCAACCCCGAACGCGCCCAGGAACTCGGACGTGAGCGCGCCCAACTGCAACAGATTGTCGCTACTTTAACGCGACTGGGCGAAGGGCTCAGCGAGGCGCAGGAGTTGTTGGAGATGGCCGCCGAGGAAAACGACGAGGCTGCGGTCAACGCCATCTGCAAGGATCTCGACGCGCGCGAGAAGCAGCTCCAGGATCTGGAATTCCGCCGCATGTTCTCCGGGCCGATGGACGCCAACAACGCCTTCCTCGACGTTCAGGCCGGCTCCGGCGGCACCGAGGCGCAGGACTGGGCCAACATGCTGTTGCGCATGTATCTGCGCTGGGGCGAGCGGCGCGGCTTTAATCCGGAACTCATCGAAGTTTCGCCGGCTGAGGTGGCGGGCATCAAGAGCGCAACCATTAAATTTACCGGCGACTACGCCTTCGGCTGGCTGCGCACCGAGACCGGCGTGCATCGCTTAGTGCGTAAGTCGCCGTTTGATTCCGGCAATCGTCGCCATACCTCATTCGCTTCGGTGTTTGTCTCGCCTGAGGTGGACGACAGCATCGAGATTGACATCAACCCGGCTGATCTCAAGGTGGATACCTATCGCGCCAGCGGCGCGGGCGGGCAGCACGTCAATCGTACCGAATCCGCGATCCGTATCACCCACCTGCCGACCAATACTGTGGTGCAGTGTCAGAGCGACCGCTCGCAGCACAAGAATCGCGCCACGGCGATGAGTCAGTTGAAGTCCAAGCTCTATGAACTTGAAATGCAAAAGCGTAATGCCACCAAGCAGGCGCTGGAAGACACCAAGGCCGACATCGGTTGGGGCAGTCAGATCCGCTCTTACGTATTAGACCAGTCGCGCATCAAGGATTTACGCACCGGCGTGGAGAAGGCCAATACCCAGGCGGTGCTGGATGGTGATTTGGACGATTTTATTGAGGCGAGTTTGAAAAAAGGATTATGA
- a CDS encoding nucleotidyltransferase family protein → MKAMILAAGRGERMRPLTDHTPKALLTAGGERLIGYHIENLARAGIYEIIINHARLGEQIEHVLGDGSNFGVRIFYSPEGEQALETGGGIFNALSLLGAGPFIVVNADVWTDYPFAQLPADPEGFAHLVLVDNPPHHSDGDFALSAGYVYDHFPSPPGESEARGAKPQGEARLTFSGIGVYRPELFAECKPGKFPLAPLLRQAMEKRQVTGEHYRGTWFDIGTPERLQQLDQFLRKL, encoded by the coding sequence ATGAAGGCCATGATACTTGCCGCCGGCCGCGGCGAGCGCATGCGCCCGCTCACCGACCATACCCCCAAGGCCTTGTTAACGGCGGGAGGGGAGCGGCTTATCGGCTATCACATCGAGAACCTGGCGCGCGCCGGTATTTATGAAATCATCATCAATCATGCGCGTCTTGGCGAACAAATCGAACATGTGTTGGGCGATGGCAGTAACTTCGGAGTGCGGATTTTTTATTCGCCAGAGGGCGAGCAGGCGCTGGAGACCGGCGGTGGTATCTTTAACGCACTGTCTCTGTTGGGCGCCGGGCCCTTCATCGTCGTCAATGCCGACGTCTGGACCGATTACCCCTTTGCTCAATTACCCGCCGACCCGGAAGGCTTCGCGCATCTGGTGTTAGTGGATAATCCGCCGCACCATTCAGATGGTGATTTCGCATTGAGCGCGGGATATGTATACGACCACTTCCCCTCTCCCCCTGGGGAGAGCGAAGCGAGGGGGGCGAAGCCGCAGGGTGAGGCCCGGCTTACCTTCAGCGGCATCGGCGTGTACCGTCCGGAGTTGTTCGCCGAATGCAAGCCGGGAAAATTTCCGCTCGCGCCGTTGTTACGCCAGGCCATGGAAAAACGCCAGGTCACCGGCGAGCACTACCGGGGAACCTGGTTTGACATCGGCACGCCGGAGCGGCTGCAACAGCTCGATCAATTTCTAAGGAAGCTCTGA